A genomic window from Acinetobacter lwoffii includes:
- the tkt gene encoding transketolase produces MTTPLNERRIANAIRVLAMDAVQKANSGHPGAPMGMADIADVVWREFMNHNPTNPNWANRDRFVLSNGHGSMLQYALLHLTGYDLSIEDLKAFRQLHSKTPGHPELGYAPGIETTTGPLGQGIANAVGFALAEKTLAAQFNKDDIQVVDHFTYCFLGDGCLMEGVSHEACSLAGTLGLGKLIAYYDDNGISIDGEVEGWFSDDTEQRFLAYGWQVIKVDGHDADAIRQATVEAKAETAKPTIIICKTVIGLGSPNKQGKEDSHGAPLGHDEIVLTREALGWTDEAFVIPEDVYAAWDAKAKGAESEAAWNETFAAYAAKYPTEAAEFKRRLSGELPADFVAKADAYIAEVNAKAETIATRKASQNALQALVPLLPEVLGGSADLAGSNLTLWKGAQGVQDNPAGNYVHYGVREFGMTAIANGVALHGGFIPYVATFLMFMEYARNAVRMSALMKKRVIHVYTHDSIGLGEDGPTHQPVEQIASLRGTPNLNTWRPCDTVEAAISWKSALTRAEGPTALIFSRQNLPFQTRTQAQIENAAKGGYVLAEEKGELKAIIIATGSEVSLAMEAYAQLEGVRVVSMPCAEEFMKQDAAYREAVLPSNIRARVAVEAAHVDYWWKFVGLDGRVIGMTTYGESAPAKDLFQFFGITTEAVVAAVKEITA; encoded by the coding sequence ATGACAACCCCGCTTAATGAACGTCGTATTGCAAACGCAATTCGTGTATTGGCAATGGATGCTGTGCAAAAAGCAAACTCAGGACATCCAGGTGCTCCAATGGGGATGGCAGATATCGCTGATGTGGTTTGGCGTGAATTCATGAACCATAACCCGACCAACCCGAATTGGGCAAACCGTGACCGTTTTGTATTATCAAATGGCCATGGCTCTATGCTTCAATATGCGCTTCTTCATTTAACGGGCTACGATCTTTCGATTGAAGATCTTAAAGCATTCCGTCAACTTCATTCTAAAACACCTGGTCACCCGGAGTTGGGCTATGCACCAGGGATTGAAACGACGACTGGTCCTTTAGGTCAAGGCATCGCGAATGCTGTCGGTTTTGCACTGGCTGAAAAAACTCTAGCTGCGCAATTCAACAAAGACGACATCCAAGTTGTAGATCACTTCACTTATTGCTTCCTCGGCGATGGCTGTTTGATGGAAGGTGTTTCTCACGAAGCATGTTCTTTGGCGGGTACATTGGGTCTGGGCAAATTGATTGCTTACTATGACGACAATGGCATCTCGATTGATGGCGAAGTGGAAGGCTGGTTCTCTGACGATACAGAACAACGCTTCTTGGCGTACGGCTGGCAAGTGATTAAAGTTGATGGCCACGATGCAGATGCAATCCGTCAGGCAACTGTTGAGGCGAAAGCTGAAACTGCTAAACCAACCATCATTATCTGTAAAACCGTGATTGGTTTGGGTTCACCAAACAAGCAAGGTAAAGAAGACAGTCATGGTGCACCACTCGGTCATGACGAAATCGTCTTGACTCGTGAAGCACTAGGCTGGACTGATGAAGCATTTGTAATTCCTGAAGATGTTTATGCAGCTTGGGATGCGAAAGCCAAAGGTGCTGAATCAGAAGCAGCTTGGAACGAAACATTTGCTGCTTATGCTGCAAAATATCCAACTGAAGCCGCTGAATTTAAACGTCGTTTATCTGGTGAATTACCGGCTGACTTCGTTGCAAAAGCGGATGCCTATATTGCAGAAGTGAATGCCAAAGCTGAAACAATTGCAACGCGTAAAGCCAGCCAAAATGCATTGCAAGCACTTGTTCCATTATTGCCAGAAGTTCTAGGTGGTTCTGCGGATCTTGCAGGTTCTAACCTGACCCTTTGGAAAGGCGCGCAAGGCGTACAGGACAATCCGGCAGGTAACTACGTACACTATGGCGTACGTGAATTCGGTATGACTGCAATCGCGAATGGTGTTGCACTGCATGGCGGGTTCATCCCTTATGTAGCAACATTCCTGATGTTTATGGAATATGCACGTAATGCGGTACGTATGTCTGCATTAATGAAAAAGCGCGTGATCCATGTGTATACGCATGACTCAATTGGTCTGGGTGAAGATGGCCCAACGCATCAACCTGTTGAGCAGATCGCATCCCTTCGTGGTACACCAAACCTAAATACATGGCGCCCATGTGACACCGTTGAAGCAGCAATTTCTTGGAAATCTGCATTAACGCGTGCTGAAGGTCCAACCGCATTGATCTTCTCTCGTCAGAACTTGCCATTCCAAACCCGTACTCAAGCTCAAATTGAGAACGCTGCGAAAGGTGGCTATGTATTGGCTGAAGAAAAAGGCGAATTGAAAGCCATCATCATTGCAACTGGTTCTGAAGTATCTCTGGCAATGGAAGCTTATGCACAGCTTGAAGGCGTGCGTGTCGTGTCTATGCCATGTGCTGAAGAATTCATGAAGCAAGATGCAGCTTATCGTGAAGCGGTTCTTCCATCAAATATTCGTGCACGTGTTGCTGTTGAGGCTGCACATGTTGATTACTGGTGGAAATTTGTAGGTCTTGATGGTCGTGTCATTGGTATGACCACTTATGGTGAATCTGCACCTGCAAAAGATCTGTTCCAGTTCTTCGGGATTACCACTGAAGCAGTGGTTGCAGCTGTAAAAGAGATTACTGCATAA
- a CDS encoding prepilin-type N-terminal cleavage/methylation domain-containing protein has translation MYQKAFTLIEVLIVLIIIAILVTMAFMSYQAYVVRNQLAEVFEQAGAYRTQFIASDQHCDAGRQIGGHGQYIEKVIINAACRIEFKIREQGVDMAIRGKSVAFDVHSGKCYSTDIQQRYLPKDCQGH, from the coding sequence ATGTATCAAAAGGCATTTACCCTGATTGAAGTGCTGATCGTGCTCATCATTATCGCGATTTTAGTGACGATGGCTTTTATGAGTTATCAAGCTTATGTCGTGCGTAATCAATTGGCCGAAGTGTTTGAACAGGCTGGAGCATATCGAACCCAGTTTATTGCTTCGGATCAGCACTGTGATGCCGGACGCCAGATTGGTGGGCATGGTCAATATATCGAAAAAGTCATTATTAATGCCGCTTGCCGGATAGAGTTCAAGATACGAGAGCAGGGAGTCGATATGGCCATTCGCGGGAAATCAGTCGCTTTTGATGTTCATAGTGGCAAATGTTATTCCACTGATATTCAGCAGCGCTATTTGCCTAAAGACTGTCAGGGACATTAA
- the metK gene encoding methionine adenosyltransferase, which translates to MREYAVFTSESVSEGHPDKMADQISDAILDAILKEDPYARVACETLVKTGAVVLAGEITTTANVDFEAIVRHTVNGIGYHHSDLGFDGSTCAVINMIGKQSPEIAQGVDRQKPEDQGAGDQGLMFGYASRETDVLMPAPISYAHRLMEKQAELRRNGTLPWLRPDAKSQVTFAYENGVPVRLDAVVLSTQHDPEITQANLKEAVIEEIVKKIIPADMFHADTKFHINPTGMFVIGGPVGDCGLTGRKIIVDTYGGMARHGGGAFSGKDPSKVDRSAAYAGRYVAKNIVAAGLADKCEIQVSYAIGVAEPTSISINTFNTAKVSEELIIALVREHFDLRPYGITRMLDLIQPMYKQTAAYGHFGREGSDTAFTWEKTDKVEALKASAGL; encoded by the coding sequence ATGCGCGAGTACGCTGTATTTACTTCGGAATCTGTAAGCGAAGGCCATCCAGATAAAATGGCTGACCAAATCAGTGACGCTATTTTGGATGCAATCTTAAAAGAAGACCCATATGCACGGGTTGCTTGTGAAACGCTTGTAAAAACAGGTGCGGTTGTACTTGCCGGTGAAATCACAACGACAGCAAATGTTGATTTTGAGGCAATTGTACGTCATACCGTAAACGGAATTGGTTATCACCATTCTGATCTTGGTTTTGATGGTTCAACCTGTGCCGTGATCAACATGATTGGTAAACAGTCACCTGAAATTGCTCAGGGTGTAGACCGCCAGAAACCTGAAGATCAGGGTGCCGGCGACCAAGGTTTAATGTTCGGTTATGCAAGCCGCGAAACTGATGTATTAATGCCTGCACCGATTTCATATGCGCATCGCTTAATGGAAAAGCAGGCTGAATTACGCCGTAATGGCACCTTGCCATGGTTACGCCCAGATGCAAAAAGTCAGGTAACTTTTGCTTATGAAAATGGCGTACCAGTTCGTTTAGATGCTGTCGTTCTTTCGACTCAACATGATCCTGAAATCACTCAAGCGAACCTGAAAGAAGCTGTGATTGAAGAAATCGTGAAAAAAATCATTCCTGCTGACATGTTCCATGCAGACACCAAATTCCACATCAACCCAACGGGTATGTTTGTGATCGGTGGTCCTGTAGGTGACTGTGGTTTAACTGGCCGTAAAATTATCGTAGATACCTACGGCGGTATGGCACGTCACGGCGGTGGTGCTTTCTCTGGTAAAGATCCCTCTAAAGTTGACCGTTCTGCTGCGTACGCAGGTCGTTATGTGGCGAAAAATATCGTTGCTGCTGGCCTGGCTGACAAGTGTGAAATTCAGGTGTCTTATGCAATTGGTGTTGCTGAGCCAACTTCAATTTCAATCAATACCTTCAATACTGCAAAAGTCTCTGAAGAATTGATTATTGCACTGGTTCGTGAACATTTCGACTTACGTCCATATGGCATTACCCGTATGCTTGACCTGATCCAGCCGATGTATAAGCAAACTGCTGCTTATGGTCACTTCGGTCGTGAAGGTTCTGATACTGCATTTACCTGGGAAAAAACTGACAAAGTGGAAGCGCTTAAAGCCTCTGCTGGTCTATAA
- a CDS encoding YeeE/YedE family protein — translation MSVIVAASQRSNISVWAAFILLIIGTIGAYQIVGLNQALLFLIGGALGMTLYHASFGFTSSWRVFIKERRGRGLRAQMIMLALAVLLFFPALGAGKLFGNPVKGNVNPVSMSVMIGAFIFGIGMQLGGGCASGTLYTVGGGSARMLVTLLFFCIGSVIATSHLDWWFALPHLEPISLVESLGVLPGLLLSFIVFAIIAAATVYFEKKRHGSLEIEPRSEYQGWKRFVRGPWPLIWGGIILTLLNFATLALAGRPWGVTSALAVWGAKGATLVGVDVASWDYWQKAGNAKALAESLWFDITSMMNFGIMLGALLAASLAGKFAPNFNIPKRSLIAAVIGGIMLGYGARLAYGCNIGAYFSGIASGSLHGWLWLVFAFIGNGIGVKLRPIFFPNEKPQPEKLTGC, via the coding sequence ATGTCAGTCATTGTTGCTGCTTCCCAACGGTCGAATATTTCGGTCTGGGCAGCTTTTATCTTGCTTATCATAGGTACAATCGGTGCCTATCAAATCGTAGGCTTAAATCAGGCTCTATTATTCTTGATTGGTGGTGCACTGGGCATGACCCTGTACCATGCTTCATTTGGTTTTACTTCGAGCTGGCGTGTCTTTATCAAGGAACGTCGCGGCCGTGGTTTACGTGCACAAATGATTATGCTCGCTCTGGCGGTCCTGCTGTTTTTCCCGGCTTTAGGTGCAGGTAAATTATTCGGCAACCCAGTTAAAGGTAACGTTAATCCTGTTTCCATGTCAGTCATGATTGGTGCCTTTATTTTCGGTATCGGCATGCAACTTGGTGGCGGCTGTGCATCAGGTACGTTGTATACTGTAGGTGGCGGTAGCGCACGTATGCTGGTGACGCTCTTGTTCTTCTGTATCGGGTCTGTGATTGCGACCTCGCACCTTGACTGGTGGTTTGCCCTGCCACATCTTGAACCGATTTCACTGGTAGAAAGTTTAGGCGTTCTCCCTGGATTACTGTTGAGCTTTATCGTTTTTGCCATCATTGCTGCAGCAACAGTTTATTTCGAAAAGAAACGTCATGGCAGCCTGGAAATTGAGCCACGCAGTGAATATCAGGGCTGGAAGCGCTTTGTTCGTGGTCCATGGCCTTTGATTTGGGGCGGTATTATTCTGACCTTGCTCAACTTTGCTACGCTGGCACTCGCAGGTCGTCCTTGGGGCGTAACCTCTGCGCTGGCAGTTTGGGGTGCCAAAGGTGCTACGCTTGTGGGTGTTGATGTAGCTTCTTGGGATTATTGGCAAAAAGCAGGCAATGCCAAAGCACTGGCAGAATCATTATGGTTTGATATTACCTCAATGATGAACTTCGGTATCATGCTGGGTGCTTTGTTGGCAGCAAGTTTGGCAGGTAAATTTGCGCCGAATTTCAATATTCCAAAACGTTCACTGATTGCTGCTGTTATAGGTGGCATAATGCTGGGCTATGGCGCACGCCTGGCCTACGGTTGTAATATCGGTGCATATTTCAGTGGAATTGCGTCGGGTAGTCTGCATGGCTGGTTATGGCTGGTCTTCGCTTTTATTGGTAATGGGATCGGGGTAAAACTTCGTCCGATTTTCTTCCCGAATGAAAAACCGCAGCCTGAAAAACTGACCGGTTGCTAA
- a CDS encoding TIGR03915 family putative DNA repair protein, whose protein sequence is MASYCFDGSMTGLLSCVFRAFEFKEFNVIVTANPQAQTGLFDEFIHVASNDQHGQRVWQGLKQKVSSSSLRAFYYTFLSEQEAAFQTLFDFAVYVFQNQRPVDKDYGHAAVIGMSQWAKQVGREKHRMEAFVRFKKAKDGLFLSLVRPDFNVLPIISRHFQERYQDQSWLIYDEQRNYGIYYDLRQMHQVEMNAEIIDPQIRIGHSQSFSIELDDQELLYDQLWKDYFNSVNIQARKNMKLHIQYVPKRYWRYMNEKLL, encoded by the coding sequence GTGGCAAGTTACTGTTTTGATGGCAGCATGACTGGTCTGCTCAGTTGTGTATTTCGTGCTTTCGAGTTTAAAGAATTTAACGTGATAGTGACGGCCAATCCTCAAGCACAAACAGGTTTATTTGATGAATTTATCCATGTGGCCTCTAATGATCAGCATGGGCAGCGGGTGTGGCAGGGATTAAAGCAGAAAGTATCTTCCAGTAGTTTGCGTGCTTTTTACTATACCTTTTTGTCAGAGCAGGAAGCAGCGTTCCAGACTCTTTTTGATTTTGCAGTCTATGTCTTTCAAAACCAGCGTCCAGTCGATAAAGATTATGGTCATGCTGCGGTGATCGGCATGTCGCAATGGGCCAAGCAAGTGGGGCGGGAAAAGCATCGTATGGAGGCTTTTGTACGCTTTAAAAAAGCCAAAGATGGTTTGTTTCTGAGTCTGGTCAGACCGGATTTTAATGTCTTGCCGATTATTTCCCGACATTTTCAGGAGCGTTATCAGGATCAAAGCTGGCTGATTTATGACGAGCAGCGTAATTACGGTATTTATTATGATTTAAGGCAGATGCATCAGGTCGAGATGAACGCTGAAATAATCGATCCACAAATCCGGATTGGTCATAGTCAATCATTCAGTATTGAACTGGATGATCAAGAGCTGCTATATGATCAGCTCTGGAAAGACTATTTTAACAGTGTGAATATTCAGGCGCGCAAGAACATGAAATTGCATATTCAATATGTGCCAAAGCGCTACTGGCGTTATATGAATGAGAAATTACTTTAA
- a CDS encoding putative DNA modification/repair radical SAM protein has product MSDRIREKLQILADAAKYDVSCSSSGSNRKNKDKGVGNTGNGICHSYTEDGRCVSLLKILFSNVCIFDCSYCVSRRSNDVQRAAFTVQEVVDLTMNFYRRNYIEGLFLSSGIFKSADHTMERMLQVVKKLRLEENFNGYIHLKTIPGASQEIITEAGLYVDRMSINLEMPTEAGLQKFAPEKTHAEVQKDLGIVRDRLIQLKDERKLIKSVPKFVPAGQTTQMVVGAHSETDQDIILMADRHYKEFKLKRVYFSGYIPINPEDKALPAIGSAPPLLRENRLYQSDWLMRFYGFAADEIVDDQHPNLELEIDPKLSWALRHSEAFPVDINRADYKMILRVPGIGVRSAQKIVQARRFGQIHIDQLRRMGVAYNRAQHFIRCADTPKFKKDQHAHQIRQQILMSGQSKYQQQLSPQLGFGF; this is encoded by the coding sequence ATGTCTGATCGTATCCGTGAAAAACTGCAAATTTTAGCCGATGCTGCCAAGTATGATGTGTCGTGCTCATCCAGCGGTAGCAACCGTAAAAATAAAGACAAGGGTGTGGGCAATACCGGGAATGGCATCTGTCATAGTTATACCGAAGATGGCCGCTGTGTTTCCTTGCTGAAAATTCTGTTCTCTAATGTCTGTATTTTTGACTGTTCCTATTGTGTTTCGCGCCGTTCCAATGACGTCCAGCGTGCAGCATTTACCGTGCAGGAAGTCGTGGATTTGACCATGAATTTTTATCGGCGTAATTATATTGAGGGTCTGTTTCTCAGTTCGGGAATTTTTAAATCGGCCGATCACACCATGGAACGGATGCTACAGGTGGTCAAAAAACTTAGACTCGAAGAAAACTTTAATGGCTATATCCATCTGAAAACTATTCCGGGTGCATCACAGGAGATCATTACCGAAGCCGGACTGTATGTCGATCGTATGAGTATTAATCTGGAAATGCCGACGGAGGCGGGACTGCAAAAATTTGCGCCTGAGAAAACCCATGCCGAAGTACAAAAAGACTTGGGCATTGTGCGCGACCGGTTGATCCAGCTCAAAGATGAACGCAAGCTGATCAAGTCCGTTCCAAAATTTGTACCTGCCGGACAAACTACACAAATGGTGGTGGGCGCGCATAGTGAAACCGATCAGGACATTATTTTAATGGCTGACCGGCATTACAAGGAATTTAAGCTGAAGCGGGTGTATTTCTCTGGCTATATCCCGATTAATCCTGAAGATAAAGCCTTACCTGCTATCGGCTCAGCACCGCCATTATTAAGAGAAAACCGTCTGTATCAATCTGACTGGCTGATGCGTTTTTATGGCTTTGCTGCTGATGAAATTGTTGATGATCAGCATCCGAATCTGGAGCTGGAGATTGATCCTAAACTCAGTTGGGCCTTGCGTCATTCTGAAGCCTTTCCAGTCGATATTAACCGTGCCGACTATAAAATGATTCTACGGGTACCCGGCATAGGCGTGCGTTCTGCCCAGAAAATTGTACAGGCACGCCGTTTTGGACAGATTCATATTGACCAGCTAAGGCGCATGGGCGTGGCTTATAACCGGGCGCAGCATTTTATTCGCTGTGCGGATACACCGAAATTTAAGAAAGATCAGCACGCCCATCAGATTCGCCAGCAAATTTTGATGTCAGGACAATCCAAATATCAGCAGCAACTTTCACCTCAATTAGGATTTGGTTTCTAG